A region of Streptomyces paludis DNA encodes the following proteins:
- a CDS encoding LTA synthase family protein, translating into MSVLAAVLVLGALLLPNHMDLLTVGMFLRIPVEAIFAVALLLILPPKPRLAAAVAGGVVLGVLTILNLLDMGFYQFLDRPFDPVLDWILFADAKSFLNDSIGSAGAMGVVIGIIALVLALPTLITLSIVRLSGLFTRHGAVATRSTLVAGTVWVTCAALGAQIGGIPVPASNAAQHVDRSYRQIADGIKDKRVFAEEARVDAFAKTPTDQLLTGLRGKNVIFAFIESYGRSAIDDPAMAPQVEAVLERGTEQLDQAGFGSRSGYLTSPVSGAGSWLAHTTFMSGMWVKNQQRYRSVTSSKRLTLTDAFRRTGDWRTVGIMPGVTRSWPEGKFFGLDHIYDSRQMGYKGPKFSWSPVPDQFSLEAFQRLEHGKPGHQPIMAEIVLATSHNPWAPLPEMVDWDEIGDGTIYHEIKKAGKDPKEVWTDSAKIRNEYRRSIEYSLHSLITWVEKYGDDDTVLVFLGDHQPNATVTGPDAGREVPISIVARDPDVLKRIDGWNWDEGLRPGKNAPVWPMNDFRDKFFTAYGPTAGKP; encoded by the coding sequence GTGAGCGTGCTGGCGGCCGTGCTGGTGCTGGGGGCGCTGCTGCTGCCGAACCACATGGATCTGCTGACGGTCGGCATGTTCCTCCGGATACCCGTCGAGGCCATCTTCGCCGTCGCCCTGCTGCTCATCCTGCCGCCGAAGCCACGGCTGGCCGCGGCGGTGGCGGGCGGGGTGGTGCTCGGGGTGCTGACGATCCTGAACCTGCTGGACATGGGGTTCTACCAGTTCCTCGACCGGCCCTTCGACCCCGTGCTCGACTGGATCCTGTTCGCCGACGCCAAGTCGTTCCTGAACGACTCGATCGGCTCGGCCGGGGCGATGGGTGTGGTGATCGGGATCATCGCGCTCGTGCTGGCGCTGCCCACCCTGATCACGCTGTCGATCGTCCGGCTGAGCGGGCTGTTCACACGGCACGGCGCGGTGGCGACGCGTTCCACGCTCGTGGCCGGCACCGTATGGGTCACCTGCGCGGCGCTCGGCGCGCAGATCGGCGGCATACCGGTCCCGGCGAGCAACGCGGCCCAGCACGTCGACCGCAGCTACCGGCAGATCGCGGACGGCATCAAGGACAAGCGGGTCTTCGCCGAGGAGGCGCGCGTCGACGCGTTCGCCAAGACCCCGACCGACCAGCTGCTGACCGGGCTGCGCGGCAAGAACGTCATCTTCGCGTTCATCGAGAGCTACGGCCGCAGCGCGATCGACGACCCCGCGATGGCGCCGCAGGTGGAGGCCGTACTCGAACGCGGTACGGAGCAGCTCGACCAGGCCGGTTTCGGCTCGCGCAGCGGCTATCTCACCTCGCCCGTGTCGGGCGCGGGGAGCTGGCTGGCGCACACCACCTTCATGTCCGGCATGTGGGTCAAGAACCAGCAGCGGTACCGCAGTGTGACGTCGAGCAAGCGGCTCACCCTGACCGACGCGTTCCGGCGTACCGGTGACTGGCGTACGGTCGGCATCATGCCGGGGGTCACGCGGTCCTGGCCGGAGGGCAAGTTCTTCGGCCTCGACCACATCTACGACTCGCGCCAGATGGGCTACAAGGGACCGAAGTTCAGCTGGTCGCCGGTGCCCGACCAGTTCAGCCTGGAGGCGTTCCAGCGGCTGGAGCACGGTAAGCCCGGCCATCAGCCGATCATGGCGGAGATCGTCCTCGCCACCAGCCACAACCCGTGGGCGCCGCTGCCCGAGATGGTCGACTGGGACGAGATCGGGGACGGCACGATCTACCACGAGATCAAGAAGGCGGGCAAGGATCCCAAGGAGGTGTGGACGGACAGTGCGAAGATCCGTAACGAGTACCGGCGTTCCATCGAGTACTCCCTGCACTCCCTGATCACCTGGGTGGAGAAGTACGGCGACGACGACACCGTCCTCGTCTTCCTGGGCGACCACCAGCCCAACGCCACGGTCACCGGCCCGGACGCCGGCCGCGAGGTCCCGATCTCGATCGTGGCCCGCGACCCCGATGTGCTGAAGCGGATCGACGGCTGGAACTGGGACGAGGGCCTGCGGCCGGGCAAGAACGCGCCGGTCTGGCCGATGAACGACTTCCGCGACAAGTTCTTCACGGCGTACGGCCCTACGGCGGGCAAGCCGTAA
- a CDS encoding RibD family protein, which yields MGQSLDGFIASRTGDADYVTGEEDREHLHRLRALADAVVVGAGTAVADNPRLTVRACAGPHPVRVVIDPYRRVPSRHQVFTDGSAPTLWVVGPAAGGGADSGDGERRERGQCEGEDKGEGVADGLGGTAGRSGVDVLELPSHDAFAPHRLLRALADRGLGRVLVEGGGNTVSRFLHERALHRLYVTVAPVLLGDGVPGLRFTGPDRMRDALRPPVRRAHLGEDTLFELDLSGRMGTRTP from the coding sequence TTGGGGCAGAGTCTGGACGGATTCATCGCGAGCCGTACGGGGGACGCCGACTACGTCACCGGCGAGGAGGACCGCGAACATCTGCACCGGCTGCGGGCGCTCGCCGACGCGGTCGTCGTCGGGGCCGGTACGGCCGTCGCGGACAATCCGCGGCTCACGGTCCGCGCCTGCGCGGGCCCGCATCCGGTCCGGGTCGTCATCGATCCGTACCGCCGGGTCCCCTCACGCCACCAGGTGTTCACGGACGGGTCAGCGCCCACGCTGTGGGTGGTGGGCCCGGCTGCCGGCGGCGGCGCCGACAGCGGCGACGGGGAGCGCCGCGAGCGCGGGCAGTGTGAGGGGGAAGACAAGGGGGAAGGAGTAGCGGACGGTCTCGGCGGTACGGCCGGACGGTCCGGCGTCGACGTCCTCGAACTCCCGTCCCACGACGCCTTCGCGCCCCACCGGCTGCTGCGCGCGCTGGCCGACCGCGGTCTCGGCCGGGTGCTCGTCGAGGGCGGCGGCAACACCGTGTCGCGCTTCCTCCACGAGCGGGCACTGCACCGGCTGTACGTCACGGTCGCGCCGGTCCTGCTCGGCGACGGTGTGCCCGGACTGCGCTTCACCGGCCCCGACCGGATGCGCGACGCCCTCCGGCCGCCGGTCCGGCGCGCCCACCTCGGCGAGGACACCCTCTTCGAGCTGGATCTCAGCGGACGTATGGGTACGCGCACGCCTTAG
- a CDS encoding class I SAM-dependent methyltransferase — MTATDAAPSDVPRYAPEWLALREGPDAAARALELLEPLYAHLAQAPRATPELVIRDLGCGTGSMGRWLAPRLPGPQHWILHDHDPELLALAAASMPDTAADGSAVTVSTERGDIAHLGAAGLVGTSLVTASALLDLLTREELDALASACAGAGCPALLALSVAGRVELTPADPLDTEIAAAFNTHQRRVDANGRRLLGPDAVEAAADSFARYGLTVRTGASPWRLGAAESALTAEWLRGWVGAALEQRPCLNPHGEAFLRRRLAACEARELGVTVAHGDILALPPAWGGQADGNTGWGGPVSDGGSGWAGPAADGGSAWGSSSPDWTPPGGGGLL; from the coding sequence GTGACCGCGACCGACGCAGCCCCCTCCGACGTACCGCGCTACGCCCCGGAATGGCTGGCGCTGCGGGAGGGCCCCGACGCGGCCGCCCGCGCCCTCGAACTGCTGGAACCGCTGTACGCGCATCTGGCGCAGGCGCCGCGCGCCACCCCCGAGCTGGTGATCCGCGACCTGGGCTGCGGCACGGGCTCGATGGGCCGCTGGCTGGCGCCCCGGCTGCCGGGACCCCAGCACTGGATCCTGCACGACCACGATCCGGAGCTGCTCGCGCTGGCCGCCGCGTCGATGCCCGACACGGCCGCCGACGGCAGCGCGGTGACGGTGTCGACGGAGCGCGGTGACATCGCGCACCTGGGCGCGGCCGGGCTGGTGGGCACCTCGCTGGTGACGGCCTCCGCGCTGCTGGACCTGCTCACCCGCGAGGAGCTGGACGCGCTGGCGTCGGCGTGTGCCGGGGCGGGCTGTCCGGCGCTGCTGGCGCTGTCGGTGGCGGGCCGGGTCGAACTGACCCCGGCCGACCCGCTGGACACCGAGATCGCCGCCGCGTTCAACACCCATCAGCGGCGCGTGGACGCGAACGGCCGCCGGCTGCTCGGGCCGGACGCCGTCGAGGCCGCCGCCGACTCCTTCGCCCGGTACGGGCTGACCGTACGGACCGGGGCGAGCCCGTGGCGCCTCGGCGCGGCCGAGTCGGCGCTGACGGCGGAGTGGCTGCGGGGGTGGGTGGGCGCGGCACTGGAGCAGCGGCCGTGCCTCAATCCGCATGGAGAAGCGTTTCTGCGGCGCCGGCTGGCGGCCTGTGAGGCACGCGAGCTGGGCGTGACGGTGGCGCACGGGGACATCCTGGCGCTGCCGCCGGCGTGGGGCGGACAGGCGGACGGCAACACAGGGTGGGGCGGTCCCGTGTCTGACGGCGGCTCGGGGTGGGCCGGTCCGGCGGCGGACGGCGGCTCCGCTTGGGGTAGTTCCTCCCCTGACTGGACGCCTCCGGGCGGCGGGGGCCTGTTGTGA
- a CDS encoding CDP-alcohol phosphatidyltransferase family protein yields the protein MAALNDAYNTCDRTYDTRVPRVLRQATTAGAGAQLLLLAALGATAGLGPAGWLAGLLFTVATWALLTRALSRQWPPARRFGAANAVTLARTTLVGGVTALVAESLASGEPVAGAAVGAPVVLLTGLTAVALFLDAVDGKVARRTGTESSLGARFDMEVDAFLIMVLSVYVAASLGAWVLLIGAMRYVFVAAARALPWLNSPLPPSMARKTVAALQGVLLLVAATGALPRVPLYAVVLTALATLVWSFGRDILWLWHGRHTVAAVAAATAPTPSAHLALVAGGESDGELAGLRGSR from the coding sequence GTGGCCGCCCTGAACGACGCGTACAACACCTGCGACCGCACGTACGACACGAGAGTGCCGAGGGTGTTGCGCCAGGCGACGACCGCAGGCGCGGGCGCGCAGCTTCTGCTGCTGGCCGCGCTCGGGGCGACGGCCGGACTGGGGCCGGCGGGGTGGCTGGCGGGCCTGCTCTTCACGGTCGCGACCTGGGCGCTGCTCACCCGCGCGCTGAGCCGCCAGTGGCCGCCGGCCCGGCGCTTCGGCGCGGCGAACGCGGTCACCCTGGCCCGTACGACGCTGGTCGGCGGGGTGACGGCGCTGGTCGCGGAGTCCCTGGCGAGCGGCGAGCCGGTGGCCGGGGCGGCCGTCGGGGCACCCGTCGTGCTCCTCACCGGGCTCACGGCGGTGGCGCTCTTCCTCGACGCGGTGGACGGCAAGGTCGCCCGCCGCACGGGTACGGAGTCCTCGCTCGGCGCGCGCTTCGACATGGAGGTCGACGCGTTCCTGATCATGGTGCTCAGTGTGTACGTGGCAGCGTCGCTGGGCGCGTGGGTGCTGCTGATCGGCGCCATGCGGTACGTCTTCGTCGCGGCGGCCCGCGCGCTGCCGTGGCTCAACTCCCCACTGCCGCCGAGCATGGCGCGCAAGACGGTGGCCGCGCTCCAGGGCGTACTGCTGCTGGTCGCGGCCACGGGCGCGCTGCCGCGCGTACCGCTGTACGCGGTGGTGCTGACGGCGCTGGCGACGCTGGTGTGGTCGTTCGGCCGGGACATCCTGTGGCTGTGGCACGGCCGGCACACGGTGGCGGCCGTCGCGGCTGCCACGGCGCCGACGCCGTCCGCTCACCTGGCCCTGGTGGCGGGCGGCGAGTCGGACGGCGAACTGGCCGGGCTCAGAGGCTCGCGCTGA
- a CDS encoding zinc-dependent alcohol dehydrogenase has translation MTRSARAFWLRSPGVGEIREIALPEPADGDVVVRTVCSGVSRGTESLVFRGGVPASQHTAMRAPFQDGDFPGPVKYGYLSVGVVEEGPERLVGRTVFSLYPHQTRYVVPADAVTPVPGSVPAERAVLAGTVETAVNAVWDAAPLLGDRIAVVGAGMIGCSVAALLARFPAVRVQLVDADPSRAAVAEALGVGFALPGDALGGCDLVVHASASEAGLARSLELLRPEGTVLELSWYGDRRVSVPLGEAFHSGRLTLRASQVGAVSAARRGSRTYGDRLALALELLADPAFDALITGECAFEELPSVMPRIAGGELPGMCHRVRYDAAADGVVR, from the coding sequence ATGACCCGCTCCGCGCGCGCCTTCTGGCTCCGCTCCCCCGGGGTCGGCGAGATCCGCGAGATCGCGCTGCCCGAGCCCGCCGACGGTGATGTCGTGGTGCGGACCGTGTGCTCCGGCGTGAGCCGCGGCACGGAGTCCCTGGTCTTCCGCGGTGGTGTCCCCGCGAGCCAGCACACCGCCATGCGCGCGCCGTTCCAGGACGGCGACTTCCCCGGGCCGGTCAAGTACGGCTATCTCAGCGTCGGTGTCGTCGAGGAGGGCCCCGAGCGGCTCGTCGGCCGTACGGTCTTCAGCCTCTATCCGCACCAGACCCGGTATGTCGTGCCCGCGGACGCCGTCACGCCCGTGCCCGGCTCCGTACCGGCCGAACGGGCCGTTCTCGCCGGGACGGTGGAGACCGCCGTCAACGCCGTGTGGGACGCGGCGCCGCTGCTCGGGGACCGGATCGCGGTCGTCGGGGCGGGCATGATCGGCTGCTCGGTCGCCGCGCTGCTGGCCCGCTTCCCGGCCGTACGGGTCCAGTTGGTCGACGCCGACCCGAGCCGCGCGGCGGTCGCGGAGGCGCTCGGGGTCGGTTTCGCGCTGCCCGGCGACGCGCTCGGCGGCTGTGACCTCGTCGTTCACGCCAGCGCGAGCGAGGCGGGGCTCGCGCGGTCGCTGGAGCTGCTCCGGCCGGAGGGCACGGTCCTGGAGCTGAGCTGGTACGGGGACCGGCGGGTCTCCGTACCGCTGGGCGAGGCGTTCCACTCGGGCCGGCTGACGCTGAGGGCCAGCCAGGTCGGCGCGGTCTCGGCGGCCCGGCGCGGCAGCCGTACGTACGGCGACCGGCTGGCGCTCGCGCTGGAGCTGCTCGCGGATCCGGCCTTCGACGCGCTGATCACCGGCGAGTGCGCGTTCGAGGAGCTGCCGTCCGTCATGCCCCGGATCGCGGGGGGCGAACTGCCGGGAATGTGCCACCGGGTACGGTACGACGCGGCGGCGGACGGCGTCGTACGGTGA
- a CDS encoding helix-turn-helix domain-containing protein, whose amino-acid sequence MRRAAGLPEAVGGRRRVKGLRREEVALLASISTDYYTRLEQGRRQASAPVLDTLARVLHLDEEERTYMLELAGKSAARPRRQAAQTVRPQLRRLLGELTTSSALVLGRRMDILAWNPMAAALITDFSVIPEKHRNYAWLLFRDPATRKLHTNWADIARSCVAMLRREAGRAPGDQRMARLVGELSMADDDFRRWWGEHHIAGRTRGNKALHHPVAGDLTLDWDALSCAGDPEQQLVIWTAEPGTPSHDALRLLASWTASAHHHPAADRPVR is encoded by the coding sequence GTGCGGCGCGCGGCCGGGCTGCCGGAGGCCGTCGGTGGCAGGCGGCGGGTCAAGGGCCTGCGCCGTGAGGAGGTGGCGCTGCTCGCCTCCATCAGCACGGACTACTACACCCGTCTGGAGCAGGGGCGCAGACAGGCGTCCGCGCCGGTTCTGGACACGCTCGCCCGGGTCCTGCACCTGGACGAGGAGGAGCGGACGTACATGCTGGAGCTGGCCGGCAAGTCCGCCGCGCGGCCCCGCCGCCAGGCCGCGCAGACGGTACGGCCGCAGCTGCGGCGGCTGCTCGGCGAGCTGACCACCAGCTCCGCCCTCGTACTCGGCCGCCGTATGGACATTCTCGCCTGGAACCCGATGGCCGCCGCGCTGATCACCGACTTCTCCGTCATTCCGGAGAAGCACCGGAATTACGCGTGGCTGCTCTTCCGCGACCCGGCGACAAGGAAACTCCACACGAACTGGGCGGATATCGCCCGCTCCTGTGTCGCCATGCTCCGCAGAGAGGCCGGACGCGCCCCGGGGGACCAGCGCATGGCGCGTCTCGTGGGTGAACTGTCCATGGCCGACGACGACTTCCGCCGCTGGTGGGGAGAGCACCACATCGCCGGCCGCACCCGGGGCAACAAGGCGCTGCACCACCCGGTCGCGGGCGACCTCACCCTCGACTGGGACGCCCTCTCCTGCGCCGGGGACCCCGAACAGCAACTGGTCATCTGGACCGCCGAACCCGGCACCCCCTCCCACGACGCCCTACGCCTACTCGCCTCCTGGACGGCCTCCGCCCACCACCACCCGGCGGCCGACCGGCCCGTCCGATAG
- a CDS encoding SMI1/KNR4 family protein, whose amino-acid sequence MDPRVPRLRRKLAAIPFQPLRSHSFGEEEHKFRLGPKLTEARIAAFEDEHGVCLPDAYRQFLTHIGGSGAAPFYGLVPLRQRGLLVMDPRGEPGTPRGFTAADPGERERDLFLRIIEMGCTDVCVIAVTGPLTGRVLIGNSDGFWGPNVSSAADFLDWYERWLDHMSAGRDNRSLELTSPQLRAHPNRHRLAPKI is encoded by the coding sequence ATGGATCCCCGCGTACCCCGCCTGCGGCGCAAACTGGCCGCGATCCCGTTCCAGCCCCTGCGCAGCCACTCCTTCGGGGAAGAGGAACACAAGTTCCGCCTCGGTCCGAAGCTGACGGAAGCACGAATCGCCGCCTTTGAGGACGAGCACGGCGTCTGCCTGCCCGACGCCTACCGGCAGTTCCTCACCCACATCGGCGGCTCGGGCGCGGCGCCGTTCTACGGCCTCGTACCGCTGAGGCAGCGTGGACTGCTGGTGATGGATCCGCGCGGAGAACCAGGAACGCCCCGGGGCTTCACGGCAGCGGACCCCGGGGAGCGGGAACGCGACCTCTTCCTCCGCATCATCGAGATGGGCTGCACCGACGTATGCGTCATCGCGGTGACCGGCCCGCTCACCGGCCGCGTCCTCATCGGTAACAGCGACGGCTTCTGGGGCCCCAACGTCTCCTCCGCCGCCGACTTCCTCGACTGGTACGAACGCTGGCTCGACCACATGAGCGCCGGCCGCGACAACCGGTCCCTGGAACTCACCTCCCCCCAACTCCGCGCCCACCCGAACCGCCACCGCCTGGCTCCGAAGATCTGA
- a CDS encoding glycosyltransferase family 4 protein: MAATTAHTSATTASPVRFILPGGVDDPAAPSGGNTYDLRVCRELPGAGWRVHAHAVAGDWPRPRPAARAELARILAAMADDTVVLLDGIVACGVPDVIVAEAERLRLAVLVHLPLADETGLDPATAAELDALERRTLRAVAATVATSDWAARRLIEHHGLDPARVHVAAPGADFAPLAAGSSSGIGSGSGIGSGTGTPRLLCVASVTPRKGQHRLVESLAALADPASPWSTSWSCVCAGGLGHDPAYVARLRELIGGYGLDGRVRLVGPQTGPALAAQYAAADLLVLPSYAETYGMAVTEALAYGVPVVATAVGGVPEALGQAPDGSVPGMLVPPESEDPEGLTDALRTWLRDPAVRRRTKASALGRRTALAGWDTTARRLAAALEQLRQEQEHRRSV, translated from the coding sequence ATGGCCGCCACCACCGCGCACACCTCCGCCACCACCGCCAGCCCGGTGCGTTTCATCCTGCCCGGCGGTGTGGACGACCCGGCCGCGCCGAGCGGTGGCAACACCTACGACCTGCGGGTGTGCCGGGAGCTGCCCGGCGCCGGCTGGCGGGTCCACGCGCACGCGGTGGCCGGTGACTGGCCCCGGCCGCGTCCCGCCGCCCGTGCCGAACTCGCCCGGATCCTCGCGGCGATGGCGGACGACACCGTCGTCCTGCTGGACGGGATCGTCGCCTGCGGCGTGCCCGACGTCATCGTCGCCGAGGCCGAACGGCTGCGGCTGGCCGTCCTCGTCCATCTGCCGCTGGCCGACGAGACCGGGCTCGACCCGGCGACGGCGGCCGAGCTGGACGCGCTGGAGCGGCGGACGCTGCGGGCGGTGGCGGCGACGGTCGCGACGAGCGACTGGGCGGCCCGCCGGCTCATCGAGCACCACGGTCTCGATCCGGCGCGCGTCCATGTCGCGGCCCCCGGAGCCGACTTCGCGCCACTGGCAGCGGGAAGCAGTAGCGGTATTGGCAGCGGCAGCGGTATCGGCAGTGGTACGGGCACCCCCCGGCTGCTGTGCGTCGCGTCCGTCACGCCGCGCAAGGGGCAGCACCGGCTGGTGGAGTCGCTGGCGGCGCTCGCCGATCCGGCCTCGCCCTGGAGCACGTCCTGGAGCTGCGTCTGTGCCGGGGGCCTCGGCCACGACCCGGCCTATGTCGCCCGGCTGCGGGAGCTGATCGGCGGGTACGGTCTCGACGGCCGCGTCCGGCTCGTGGGCCCGCAGACCGGCCCGGCGCTGGCCGCGCAGTACGCCGCCGCCGACCTCCTCGTCCTGCCGTCGTACGCCGAGACGTACGGCATGGCCGTGACCGAGGCGCTCGCGTACGGCGTCCCCGTCGTGGCGACCGCCGTCGGCGGGGTGCCGGAGGCGCTCGGGCAGGCGCCCGACGGCAGTGTGCCGGGGATGCTCGTACCCCCGGAGAGCGAGGATCCCGAGGGGCTCACCGACGCCCTGCGCACATGGCTGCGCGACCCGGCGGTACGCCGCCGTACGAAGGCTTCCGCACTGGGCCGGCGCACCGCGCTGGCCGGCTGGGACACCACGGCCCGGCGCCTGGCCGCCGCATTGGAACAACTCCGTCAGGAACAGGAACACAGGAGGTCCGTGTGA
- a CDS encoding alpha/beta hydrolase, whose amino-acid sequence MAYLAGRAEVDPERIGVLGICGSGGYVPYAAQTDHRMKAVATVSAADVAAFLRGGDPEGFRAAVERAGVLRAEEAAGGPATLVDVVPETVDASTPALVREFHDYYKTPRAHHPRATNKYVLRSVGQLDQFDAFADVARIAPRPLLMIAGTEAATLPFSRDAVARAGASAELFLVEGATHVDLYDREEAVNPAVAKLTGFFSASL is encoded by the coding sequence GTGGCGTATCTGGCGGGCCGTGCCGAGGTCGACCCCGAGCGGATCGGCGTGCTCGGTATCTGCGGCTCGGGGGGTTACGTACCGTACGCCGCGCAGACCGATCACCGGATGAAGGCCGTGGCCACGGTCAGCGCGGCGGACGTCGCCGCGTTCCTGCGCGGTGGTGACCCGGAGGGCTTCCGGGCGGCGGTCGAGCGGGCGGGGGTGCTGCGCGCCGAGGAGGCGGCGGGCGGGCCGGCCACCCTGGTCGATGTCGTGCCCGAGACGGTCGACGCGTCGACCCCGGCGCTCGTCCGGGAGTTCCACGACTACTACAAGACACCGCGCGCCCACCACCCCCGCGCGACCAACAAGTACGTGCTGCGCAGTGTCGGTCAGCTCGACCAGTTCGACGCCTTCGCCGATGTCGCCAGGATCGCGCCGCGTCCGCTGCTGATGATCGCGGGCACCGAGGCCGCGACGCTGCCCTTCAGCCGGGACGCCGTGGCCAGGGCGGGCGCGAGTGCCGAACTCTTCCTGGTCGAGGGCGCGACCCACGTGGATCTCTACGACAGGGAGGAGGCGGTCAACCCGGCCGTCGCCAAGCTCACCGGCTTCTTCAGCGCGAGCCTCTGA
- a CDS encoding 6-pyruvoyl trahydropterin synthase family protein, translating into MFSVTVREHLMIAHSFRGEVFGPAQRLHGATFLVDATFRRTELDDDNIVVDIGLATSELGEVVGEFSYRNLDDEAEFEGINTSTEFLAKVIADRLADRVHAGKLGPGAHGLTGISVTLHESHIAWASYERTL; encoded by the coding sequence TTGTTCAGCGTCACCGTCCGCGAGCACCTCATGATCGCCCACAGCTTCCGGGGCGAGGTCTTCGGACCCGCGCAGCGGCTGCACGGCGCGACGTTCCTGGTGGACGCCACGTTCCGGCGCACCGAGCTGGACGACGACAACATCGTCGTCGACATCGGCCTGGCGACCAGTGAGCTGGGCGAGGTCGTGGGCGAGTTCTCGTACCGCAATCTCGACGACGAGGCCGAGTTCGAGGGCATCAACACCTCGACGGAGTTCCTCGCCAAGGTCATCGCGGACCGGCTCGCCGACCGCGTGCACGCGGGGAAGCTGGGTCCGGGCGCACACGGTCTGACCGGTATCTCGGTCACACTGCACGAATCGCACATCGCGTGGGCGAGTTACGAGCGTACGTTGTGA